The following are from one region of the Bradyrhizobium septentrionale genome:
- a CDS encoding putative quinol monooxygenase, with protein sequence MIVVTGSVTARPDTFDEVRRLSLEHVHRSRTEPGCISHAVHVDCEDPLKLVFFEQWADRAALAAHFAVPASRDFVRLLQSLAAAATTIELYDAHKIERL encoded by the coding sequence ATGATTGTCGTCACCGGCAGCGTCACCGCCCGCCCCGACACATTCGATGAGGTGCGGCGCCTAAGTCTCGAGCATGTCCATCGCTCGCGCACCGAGCCCGGCTGCATCTCGCACGCGGTGCATGTCGACTGCGAAGATCCCCTCAAGCTGGTGTTTTTCGAGCAATGGGCCGATCGCGCCGCGCTGGCGGCGCATTTTGCGGTCCCGGCCTCCCGTGACTTCGTCCGGTTGCTGCAATCTCTTGCGGCGGCTGCGACCACGATCGAACTTTATGACGCTCACAAAATTGAGAGACTCTAG